Proteins from one Enterobacter bugandensis genomic window:
- the katE gene encoding catalase HPII — translation MSNKDKSQQSPIHGTEESQPGMDSLAPADGSHRPSPGPSAPGEQPSAPGSMKSPDTGNEKLKSLEPHRKGGEGFALTTNQGVRIADDQNSLRAGARGPTLLEDFILREKITHFDHERIPERIVHARGSAAHGYFKPYKSLKAITKADFLSDPDKITPVFVRFSTVQGGAGSADTVRDIRGFATKFYTEEGIFDLVGNNTPVFFIQDAHKFPDFVHAVKPEPHWAIPQGQSAHDTFWDYVSLQPETLHNVMWAMSDRGIPRSYRTMEGFGIHTFRMINAEGKATFVRFHWKPVAGKASLVWDEAQKLTGRDPDFHRRELWESIEAGDFPEYELGLQLIPEEDEFKFDFDLLDPTKLIPEELVPVQLVGKMVLNRNPDNFFAENEQAAFHPGHIVPGLDFTNDPLLQGRLFSYTDTQISRLGGPNFHEIPINRPTCPYHNFQRDGMHRQDIDTNPANYEPNSINDNWPRETPPGPKRGGFESYQERIDGNKIRERSPSFGEYYAHPRLFWNSQTPIEQQHIIGGFSFELSKVVRTYIRERVVDQLAHIDIQLAQSVADNLGITLTDEQRNLAPPKEVNGVKKDPSLSLYAVPGGSIKGRVVAILLNDKTRASDVLGIMQALKTQGVHAKLLYSRMGEVTADDGSVLPVAATFAGAPSLTVDAVIVPCGDIASLLTNGDAVYYLLEAYKHLKPIALSGDGRQFKAQLKVADQGEDGIVEGDSVDDAFMTKLFDLLAAHRVWSRSSKIDQIPA, via the coding sequence ATGTCGAACAAAGATAAATCACAGCAATCACCGATTCATGGCACTGAAGAATCTCAACCGGGTATGGATTCTCTCGCCCCTGCTGACGGCTCTCACCGCCCCTCGCCGGGCCCATCAGCCCCTGGCGAACAACCATCCGCGCCGGGAAGCATGAAATCGCCGGACACCGGAAACGAGAAGCTGAAATCGCTTGAGCCACACCGTAAAGGCGGCGAAGGTTTTGCACTCACCACCAATCAGGGCGTGCGCATTGCTGACGATCAAAACTCCCTTCGCGCAGGCGCGCGCGGACCGACCCTGCTGGAAGATTTCATCCTGCGGGAAAAAATTACCCATTTTGACCATGAGCGAATTCCGGAACGCATCGTTCACGCGCGCGGTTCTGCGGCGCACGGCTACTTCAAGCCCTATAAAAGCCTGAAAGCGATCACCAAAGCGGATTTCCTCTCCGACCCGGATAAAATCACGCCGGTCTTTGTGCGTTTCTCCACCGTGCAGGGTGGCGCAGGTTCGGCAGATACGGTGCGTGATATCCGCGGCTTTGCCACCAAGTTTTATACCGAAGAGGGTATTTTCGATCTGGTGGGCAATAACACCCCGGTGTTTTTCATTCAGGATGCGCATAAATTTCCTGACTTTGTCCATGCGGTAAAACCGGAGCCCCACTGGGCCATACCCCAGGGACAAAGTGCGCACGATACCTTCTGGGACTATGTCTCCCTGCAGCCTGAAACCTTACACAACGTGATGTGGGCGATGTCCGACCGTGGGATCCCGCGCAGCTATCGCACGATGGAAGGGTTCGGTATTCATACCTTCCGCATGATCAACGCGGAAGGAAAAGCCACGTTTGTGCGCTTCCACTGGAAGCCGGTAGCGGGCAAAGCCTCGCTGGTATGGGATGAGGCGCAGAAGCTCACCGGACGCGATCCGGACTTCCATCGCCGCGAACTGTGGGAATCCATTGAAGCGGGTGACTTCCCGGAATATGAACTGGGCTTACAGCTGATCCCGGAAGAAGACGAGTTTAAGTTCGATTTCGACCTGCTTGACCCGACAAAACTCATCCCTGAGGAGCTGGTGCCCGTTCAGCTGGTGGGGAAAATGGTGCTTAACCGCAACCCGGATAATTTCTTTGCCGAAAACGAGCAGGCCGCATTCCACCCGGGCCACATCGTCCCCGGACTGGATTTCACCAACGATCCGCTCTTACAGGGACGTCTGTTCTCGTATACCGATACGCAGATTAGCCGTCTTGGTGGGCCGAACTTCCACGAGATCCCGATTAACCGCCCAACCTGCCCGTACCATAACTTCCAGCGCGACGGGATGCACCGTCAGGATATTGATACCAACCCGGCAAACTATGAGCCGAACTCCATCAACGACAACTGGCCGCGAGAAACCCCGCCGGGGCCGAAACGCGGCGGATTCGAATCGTACCAGGAGCGTATCGACGGCAACAAAATTCGCGAGCGCAGCCCCTCGTTCGGTGAGTATTACGCCCACCCTCGCCTGTTCTGGAACAGCCAGACGCCGATTGAGCAACAGCACATCATCGGCGGCTTTAGCTTCGAACTGAGCAAAGTGGTGCGCACCTACATCCGCGAGCGCGTGGTCGATCAGCTGGCGCACATTGATATTCAGCTTGCCCAGAGCGTGGCGGATAACCTTGGTATCACACTAACGGACGAACAGCGCAACCTTGCGCCACCGAAAGAGGTTAACGGCGTGAAGAAAGATCCATCGCTGAGCCTGTATGCGGTGCCGGGGGGTTCAATTAAAGGCCGCGTGGTCGCCATCCTGCTGAACGACAAAACCCGCGCCAGCGACGTGCTGGGGATTATGCAGGCGCTAAAAACCCAGGGCGTACACGCCAAACTGCTCTATTCCCGCATGGGTGAAGTGACCGCCGACGATGGTTCTGTGCTGCCGGTCGCGGCGACCTTTGCCGGTGCGCCATCGCTGACCGTCGATGCGGTGATCGTGCCGTGCGGGGATATTGCCAGCCTGCTGACCAACGGCGACGCCGTCTATTATCTGCTGGAAGCCTATAAGCACCTGAAGCCCATTGCGCTGTCCGGCGACGGACGACAGTTTAAAGCACAGCTGAAGGTAGCCGATCAGGGTGAGGACGGCATTGTCGAGGGCGATAGCGTTGACGATGCCTTTATGACGAAGTTGTTTGATTTGCTCGCCGCGCACCGCGTCTGGTCGCGCAGCAGTAAGATCGATCAGATTCCGGCGTAA
- the cedA gene encoding cell division activator CedA codes for MNPSLMKPLRQQNRQVISYVPRVEPAPPDHALKVDGFRDVWLLRGKYVAFVLVGEHFRRSPAFSVPESAQRWATQIRQDEEVEE; via the coding sequence GTGAATCCGTCGCTTATGAAACCTCTTCGTCAACAAAACCGCCAGGTTATTAGCTATGTGCCCCGCGTTGAGCCCGCGCCGCCTGACCATGCCCTGAAAGTGGATGGTTTTCGTGATGTCTGGCTGCTTCGCGGTAAATATGTGGCTTTTGTCCTGGTGGGGGAACATTTCCGCCGGTCGCCGGCGTTTTCCGTGCCGGAGTCAGCCCAGCGATGGGCGACGCAAATCCGCCAGGATGAAGAGGTTGAAGAATAA
- a CDS encoding L-cystine transporter, protein MNFPLIANIVVFVVLLLLLAQARHKQWSLAKKVLVGLVMGVAFGLALHAVYGSDNPVLKESIQWFNIVGNGYVQLLQMIVMPLVFASILSAVARLHNATQLGKISFLTIGTLLFTTLIAALVGVLVTNLFGLTAEGLVQGTAETARLTAIQTNYVGKVADLTVPQMVLSFIPKNPFADLTGASPTSIISVVIFAAFLGVAALKLLKDDVPKGERVLTAIDTLQSWVMKLVRLVMQLTPYGVLALMTKVVAGSNLQDIIKLGSFVVASYLGLGIMFVVHGILLGVNGVSPLKYFRKVWPVLTFAFTSRSSAASIPLNVEAQTRRLGVPESIASFSASFGATIGQNGCAGLYPAMLAVMVAPTVGINPLDPVWIATLVGIVTISSAGVAGVGGGATFAALIVLPALGLPVTLVALLISVEPLIDMGRTALNVSGSMTAGTLTSQWLKQTDKTILESEDDAELAHR, encoded by the coding sequence ATGAATTTTCCACTCATCGCGAACATAGTCGTGTTCGTCGTATTACTATTGCTTCTCGCGCAGGCGCGCCACAAACAGTGGAGCCTGGCGAAAAAAGTACTGGTCGGTCTGGTCATGGGTGTGGCGTTTGGTCTGGCCTTACACGCCGTCTACGGCTCCGATAATCCGGTACTGAAAGAGTCCATTCAGTGGTTCAACATTGTCGGTAACGGCTACGTCCAACTGCTGCAGATGATCGTTATGCCGCTGGTGTTCGCCTCTATTCTGAGCGCCGTAGCCCGTCTGCACAACGCAACTCAGCTGGGTAAAATCAGCTTTCTGACCATTGGTACGCTGCTCTTTACCACGCTGATTGCCGCGCTGGTGGGGGTGCTGGTCACCAACCTGTTTGGCCTGACGGCCGAAGGTCTGGTTCAGGGTACCGCTGAAACGGCGCGTCTGACCGCAATTCAAACCAACTACGTGGGTAAAGTGGCTGATCTGACGGTTCCGCAGATGGTCCTCTCCTTCATTCCGAAGAACCCGTTTGCTGACCTGACCGGTGCAAGCCCAACCTCTATCATCAGCGTGGTGATCTTCGCGGCATTCCTGGGCGTGGCTGCGCTTAAGCTGCTGAAAGACGACGTGCCGAAAGGCGAACGCGTGCTGACGGCGATTGATACCCTGCAAAGCTGGGTGATGAAGCTGGTCCGTCTGGTCATGCAGCTGACGCCATACGGCGTTCTGGCACTGATGACCAAAGTGGTAGCCGGCTCTAACCTGCAGGACATCATTAAGCTGGGCAGCTTCGTAGTCGCCTCTTATCTGGGCCTGGGCATTATGTTCGTGGTGCACGGTATCCTGCTGGGCGTGAACGGCGTCAGCCCGCTGAAATACTTCCGCAAAGTATGGCCGGTACTGACCTTTGCCTTCACCAGCCGTTCCAGCGCAGCGTCTATTCCGCTGAACGTTGAAGCACAGACCCGTCGTCTGGGCGTGCCGGAATCTATCGCCAGCTTCTCTGCCTCCTTTGGTGCTACCATCGGTCAGAACGGCTGCGCGGGTCTCTACCCGGCGATGCTGGCGGTGATGGTTGCCCCAACCGTGGGTATCAACCCGCTGGATCCGGTCTGGATCGCCACGCTAGTCGGGATTGTTACCATCAGCTCCGCCGGCGTTGCAGGTGTCGGCGGCGGTGCAACCTTCGCCGCGCTGATTGTGCTGCCCGCGCTGGGCCTGCCCGTCACGCTGGTCGCCCTGCTGATCTCCGTTGAACCGCTGATCGATATGGGCCGTACCGCGCTGAACGTGAGCGGCTCCATGACTGCCGGTACGCTGACCAGCCAGTGGCTGAAGCAGACCGACAAAACCATTCTGGAAAGTGAAGACGACGCCGAGCTGGCGCACCGTTAA
- a CDS encoding metal-dependent hydrolase, protein MTAEGHLLFSIACAVFAKNAELTPVLAQGDWWHIVPSAVLTCLLPDIDHPKSFLGQRLKWVSKPIARAFGHRGFTHSLLAVFGLLTLFYLKVPESWIVPGDAIQGMVLGYLSHILADMLTPAGVPLLWPCRWRFRFPILAPQKGNQLERVLCMALFAYAVWMPQTLPENSAVRWSSQMINSLQFQFNRFIHHQIEQ, encoded by the coding sequence ATGACGGCGGAAGGCCACCTGCTTTTTTCAATTGCGTGCGCAGTATTTGCCAAAAACGCAGAACTTACTCCCGTGCTTGCACAGGGAGACTGGTGGCATATTGTCCCTTCCGCCGTTTTAACTTGTCTGCTGCCCGATATTGACCACCCAAAATCCTTCCTCGGACAGCGCCTGAAGTGGGTGTCGAAGCCCATCGCCCGCGCGTTCGGCCACCGCGGGTTTACCCACAGCCTGCTGGCCGTTTTTGGCCTGCTCACGCTTTTCTATTTAAAAGTCCCTGAAAGCTGGATAGTGCCGGGCGATGCCATTCAGGGCATGGTGCTGGGTTATTTAAGCCATATCCTCGCCGATATGCTGACGCCCGCGGGCGTGCCGTTGCTTTGGCCCTGCCGCTGGCGTTTCCGTTTTCCGATCCTTGCGCCGCAGAAAGGGAATCAGCTTGAACGCGTGCTGTGCATGGCGCTGTTCGCCTACGCCGTCTGGATGCCGCAAACTTTGCCCGAAAACAGTGCAGTGCGCTGGTCTTCCCAGATGATCAATTCGCTGCAATTTCAGTTCAATCGTTTTATTCATCACCAGATTGAACAGTAA
- the kduD gene encoding 2-dehydro-3-deoxy-D-gluconate 5-dehydrogenase KduD — MILDTFTLSGKVALITGCDTGLGQGMAIALAQAGCDIVGVNRKAPEKTASAVTALGRRFVAIRADLSQQENLQYVVDTAVAEMGRIDILVNNAGTIRREEALTFSEKDWDDVMNLNLKSLFFLSQAVAKRFITQGQGGKIINIASMLSFQGGIRVPSYTASKSGVLGITRLLANEWALHGINVNAIAPGYMATNNTQQLRDNEQRNAEILDRIPAGRWGVPDDLQGPVVFLASPASDYVNGHTLAVDGGWLAR; from the coding sequence ATGATACTGGACACCTTTACTCTTTCAGGCAAAGTAGCCCTCATCACCGGGTGCGATACCGGGCTGGGGCAAGGTATGGCTATTGCGCTGGCGCAGGCAGGTTGCGATATCGTTGGGGTAAATCGCAAAGCTCCAGAGAAAACGGCCAGCGCCGTCACCGCCCTGGGAAGACGTTTTGTGGCTATTCGGGCCGATCTGAGCCAGCAGGAAAATCTTCAGTACGTCGTGGACACCGCCGTGGCGGAGATGGGACGAATTGATATTCTGGTGAACAATGCCGGGACGATTCGCCGGGAGGAGGCCCTGACGTTCAGCGAAAAAGACTGGGATGACGTTATGAACCTGAATCTCAAGTCGCTCTTTTTCCTCTCTCAGGCGGTCGCTAAGCGATTTATCACCCAGGGCCAGGGCGGCAAAATTATCAATATCGCCTCTATGCTCTCCTTTCAGGGCGGCATTCGCGTGCCGTCGTATACCGCCTCGAAAAGCGGCGTACTGGGGATCACGCGCCTGCTGGCAAATGAGTGGGCGCTACATGGCATCAACGTGAATGCCATCGCGCCGGGCTACATGGCGACGAACAACACGCAGCAGCTGCGCGATAACGAACAGCGTAACGCGGAGATCCTTGACCGCATCCCGGCGGGTCGATGGGGAGTACCGGATGACCTTCAGGGGCCGGTCGTCTTTTTAGCCTCCCCCGCATCAGATTACGTGAATGGTCACACCTTAGCCGTCGACGGCGGCTGGCTGGCGCGCTGA
- the hxpB gene encoding hexitol phosphatase HxpB yields the protein MSTPRQILAAIFDMDGLLIDSEPLWDRAELDVMASLGVDISRRNELPDTLGLRIDMVVDLWYAQQPWVGPDRDEVTSRIISRAIALVEENKPLLPGVHEAVALCKSQGLKVGLASASPLHMLEKVLIMFELRDSFDALASAEKLPYSKPHPQVYMDCAAKLGLDPLTCVALEDSVNGMVASKAARMRSIVVPDEENRHDPRYALADVKLNSLAELTVQHLRGE from the coding sequence ATGTCGACACCGCGCCAGATACTTGCCGCTATTTTTGACATGGATGGATTACTGATTGATTCCGAGCCGTTGTGGGATCGCGCCGAGCTGGACGTGATGGCCAGCCTGGGCGTTGATATCAGTCGCCGTAATGAACTTCCCGACACGCTGGGCCTGCGTATTGATATGGTCGTTGACCTGTGGTACGCCCAACAGCCGTGGGTTGGGCCCGATCGCGACGAAGTCACCTCGCGTATTATCAGCCGCGCCATCGCGCTGGTGGAGGAGAACAAGCCGCTCTTGCCGGGCGTACATGAGGCTGTCGCGCTGTGCAAGTCTCAGGGGCTGAAGGTTGGCCTGGCTTCCGCTTCACCGCTGCATATGCTGGAAAAAGTGCTGATCATGTTTGAGCTGCGCGACAGTTTTGACGCCCTGGCGTCTGCGGAAAAACTGCCCTACAGCAAGCCACATCCGCAGGTCTATATGGACTGCGCCGCGAAGCTGGGTCTTGATCCGCTTACCTGCGTCGCGCTGGAAGATTCAGTAAACGGCATGGTGGCCTCCAAAGCCGCGCGTATGCGCTCCATTGTGGTTCCCGATGAAGAAAACCGCCACGATCCGCGGTATGCTCTTGCCGACGTTAAGCTGAATTCGCTGGCTGAACTGACGGTACAACACCTGCGCGGCGAATAG
- a CDS encoding YniB family protein — MTYQQAGRIAVLKRIAGWVIFIPAVISTLISVLKFMYDHSEKQPGINAVMLDFAHVMIEMVRFNTPFLNVFWFNSPTPDFHQQLNVGFWIIYALIFIAMALQASGARMSRQTRFLREGVEDQLILEKAKGPEGMSREQIESRIVVPRHTIFLQIFPLYILPVIIIVAGYFFFSLLGFL, encoded by the coding sequence ATGACGTATCAACAAGCTGGACGCATTGCTGTCTTAAAACGTATTGCAGGCTGGGTGATTTTTATTCCCGCCGTCATTTCTACGCTGATATCCGTGCTGAAGTTTATGTACGATCACAGCGAAAAACAGCCGGGCATTAATGCGGTAATGCTTGATTTTGCGCATGTCATGATTGAGATGGTGCGGTTTAATACCCCGTTCCTGAACGTCTTCTGGTTCAACTCGCCAACGCCGGACTTTCACCAGCAGCTGAATGTTGGGTTCTGGATTATCTATGCGCTGATTTTTATTGCGATGGCGCTGCAGGCATCGGGCGCACGAATGAGTCGCCAGACCCGTTTTTTACGCGAAGGGGTGGAAGATCAGCTTATCCTTGAGAAGGCGAAAGGTCCTGAAGGAATGAGCCGGGAGCAGATTGAATCCCGCATTGTGGTGCCTCGTCACACCATTTTCCTGCAAATTTTCCCGCTCTATATCCTGCCGGTTATCATCATCGTGGCGGGATATTTCTTCTTCTCACTGCTCGGTTTTCTGTAA
- a CDS encoding fructosamine kinase family protein, with translation MWQAISHLLHEQLGEGEIELRNELPGGEIHAAWHLRYAGRDLFVKCDERELLPIFTAEADQLELLSRSKTVTVPEVLAVGSDRDYSFLVMDYLPARPLDAHNAFILGQQLARLHQWSDQPQFGLDFDNDLSTTPQPNAWQRRWSTFFAEQRIGWQLELAAEKGLEFGNIDAIVEHVQQRLASHQPQASLLHGDLWSDNCALGPNGPYIFDPACYWGDRECDLAMLPLHPEQPPQIYDGYQSVSPLPPDFLERQPVYQLYTLMNRAILFGGQHLVNVQRALERVLAA, from the coding sequence ATGTGGCAGGCTATCAGTCATCTTTTACATGAGCAATTGGGTGAAGGTGAAATTGAACTGCGTAACGAGCTGCCGGGCGGGGAAATTCACGCCGCGTGGCATTTACGCTACGCAGGACGCGATTTGTTCGTTAAATGCGACGAGCGAGAGCTGCTCCCGATTTTTACCGCTGAAGCCGATCAGCTTGAACTGTTGTCCCGCAGTAAAACGGTGACGGTACCTGAGGTGCTGGCCGTGGGCAGTGACCGGGACTACAGCTTTCTGGTGATGGACTATCTCCCTGCCCGCCCGTTGGACGCCCATAATGCCTTTATTCTCGGGCAACAGTTAGCGCGCCTGCACCAGTGGAGCGACCAGCCCCAGTTTGGTCTCGACTTCGACAACGACCTTTCCACCACGCCGCAGCCCAATGCCTGGCAACGCCGCTGGTCGACGTTCTTTGCCGAGCAGCGCATCGGATGGCAGCTTGAGCTGGCCGCAGAGAAAGGGCTGGAATTTGGCAACATTGATGCCATCGTCGAGCATGTGCAACAGCGCCTGGCCTCCCACCAGCCTCAGGCGTCTTTACTGCACGGTGATTTATGGTCCGATAACTGCGCGCTGGGCCCCAACGGCCCGTATATCTTCGACCCGGCCTGCTACTGGGGCGACAGAGAGTGCGATTTGGCCATGTTGCCCCTGCATCCCGAACAACCGCCGCAAATATACGATGGCTATCAGTCTGTCTCCCCTCTGCCGCCGGACTTCCTTGAGCGCCAGCCCGTGTATCAGCTCTATACGCTGATGAACCGAGCCATTCTTTTTGGCGGGCAACATCTGGTCAACGTCCAGCGTGCGCTTGAACGCGTGCTTGCGGCTTAA
- the ghoS gene encoding type V toxin-antitoxin system endoribonuclease antitoxin GhoS has product MSSGDITRYVVTISLHEASLTELNELNNAFTRANFLLTLTDDEGHIHDLGTLAFGLIAALSEEEVHALAASLVESVTDKPADITVETWERWQKKEQ; this is encoded by the coding sequence ATGAGCAGTGGTGATATCACCCGCTACGTCGTGACCATCAGCCTTCATGAAGCATCGCTGACCGAGCTTAACGAGCTCAACAATGCCTTTACACGGGCGAATTTCCTGCTCACGCTAACGGATGACGAAGGTCATATTCATGATTTAGGCACCCTGGCGTTTGGCCTGATCGCAGCCCTGAGTGAAGAAGAGGTACATGCGCTGGCCGCCAGCCTGGTGGAAAGCGTGACCGACAAGCCTGCCGACATCACCGTGGAGACGTGGGAACGCTGGCAGAAAAAAGAACAATAA
- the pfkB gene encoding 6-phosphofructokinase II, protein MASIYTLTLSPSLDSATITPQIYPEGKLRCSAPVFEPGGGGINVARAITHLGGKATAIFPAGGATGEHLVTLLADEQVAVDTVDAKDWTRQNLHVHVESSGEQYRFVMPGARLSDDEFRQLEEKVLTIESGSLLVISGSLPPGVKTEKLTALVDAVLQRGIRCIVDSSGEALQAALEPGQLELVKPNQKELSALVNRELSQPDDVRTAAEELVRSGKAHRVVVSLGPQGALAVDRTGFVQVVPPPMKSQSTVGAGDSMVGAMALKLAQGASLLEMTRYGVAAGSAATINQGTRLCSLADTQKIVDYLSRS, encoded by the coding sequence ATGGCTTCTATTTATACGCTGACGCTCTCCCCTTCCCTCGACTCCGCGACCATAACGCCGCAGATTTACCCGGAAGGTAAACTACGCTGTAGCGCACCCGTATTTGAGCCGGGCGGCGGCGGGATTAACGTTGCGCGCGCGATTACCCACCTCGGCGGTAAAGCGACTGCCATCTTTCCGGCCGGTGGTGCCACGGGGGAGCATCTTGTTACCTTGCTGGCCGATGAACAGGTTGCCGTGGATACCGTAGACGCCAAAGACTGGACCCGGCAGAACCTGCATGTCCACGTTGAGTCCAGCGGGGAACAGTATCGTTTCGTTATGCCAGGCGCCAGGCTGAGTGACGATGAGTTTCGTCAGCTGGAAGAGAAGGTGCTAACCATTGAAAGCGGCTCGCTGCTGGTCATCAGCGGTAGCCTGCCGCCAGGTGTCAAAACAGAAAAGCTGACAGCACTGGTTGATGCCGTACTTCAGCGCGGCATTCGCTGCATTGTCGACAGTTCAGGCGAAGCCCTGCAGGCGGCATTAGAACCCGGACAGCTTGAGCTCGTTAAGCCTAACCAGAAAGAGCTGAGTGCGCTTGTTAATCGCGAACTTAGCCAGCCGGATGACGTGCGTACTGCCGCAGAAGAACTGGTTCGCAGCGGCAAAGCGCACCGCGTTGTCGTCTCTCTCGGTCCTCAGGGTGCGCTGGCCGTCGACAGGACGGGCTTTGTGCAGGTTGTTCCGCCCCCAATGAAGAGCCAGAGCACCGTCGGCGCAGGCGACAGTATGGTCGGCGCGATGGCGCTGAAGCTGGCGCAGGGCGCATCACTTCTGGAGATGACGCGCTATGGCGTCGCGGCGGGGAGTGCCGCCACCATCAATCAGGGAACGCGCCTGTGTTCGCTTGCCGATACGCAGAAAATCGTCGATTACCTGTCACGAAGCTAA
- a CDS encoding DUF481 domain-containing protein — MKLLKTVPAALMLAGGVFASLNAAADDTVFTVMDDPSTAKKPFEGNLNAGYLAQSGNTKSSSLTADSTLTWYGNTTAWSLWGNASNTSANDERSSEKYAVGGRSRYNMTDYDYIFGQASWLTDRFNGYRQRDVFTAGYGRQFLNGPVHSLRFEFGPGVRYDEYTNGENETQPLGYASGTYAWQMTDNTKFTQGVSVFGAEDTTLNSESALNVAINEHFGLKLAYNVTWNSSPPETAPDHTDRRTTISLGYKM; from the coding sequence ATGAAGCTTTTGAAGACAGTACCCGCAGCACTGATGCTGGCGGGTGGCGTTTTTGCATCACTGAATGCAGCCGCCGATGACACCGTTTTTACTGTCATGGACGATCCCTCCACTGCCAAAAAACCGTTTGAAGGTAACCTGAACGCCGGGTATCTCGCCCAATCGGGTAATACGAAAAGCTCTTCTCTGACGGCGGACAGCACCCTGACCTGGTACGGCAATACCACTGCATGGTCGCTGTGGGGGAATGCCAGCAACACGTCCGCTAACGATGAACGCTCATCCGAGAAATACGCGGTGGGTGGACGTAGCCGTTACAACATGACCGACTATGACTACATCTTTGGTCAGGCAAGTTGGTTAACCGACCGCTTCAACGGCTATCGCCAGCGCGATGTGTTCACCGCCGGTTATGGTCGTCAGTTCCTGAATGGTCCGGTACACAGCCTCCGTTTCGAATTCGGTCCTGGTGTCCGCTATGACGAGTACACCAATGGCGAAAATGAAACCCAGCCGCTGGGCTATGCTTCCGGCACGTATGCCTGGCAGATGACCGACAACACCAAATTTACGCAGGGTGTTTCTGTGTTTGGTGCCGAGGATACGACGCTGAATTCCGAAAGTGCTTTGAATGTGGCTATCAATGAACACTTCGGTTTGAAATTGGCCTACAACGTGACCTGGAACTCTTCACCGCCAGAAACGGCACCGGATCATACCGATCGCAGAACCACGATTTCGCTGGGCTATAAAATGTAA
- the yniD gene encoding small membrane protein YniD, whose amino-acid sequence MPTKRFAVKHWKMVLVLVAICGAMLLFRWAAMIWG is encoded by the coding sequence ATGCCAACAAAACGATTTGCCGTAAAACACTGGAAAATGGTGCTGGTGCTGGTTGCCATCTGCGGTGCAATGCTGTTATTTCGGTGGGCGGCAATGATTTGGGGCTAA
- the yncL gene encoding stress response membrane protein YncL: protein MNVSSRTVVILNILSATGLVLILAERFHWF, encoded by the coding sequence ATGAATGTATCCAGTAGAACGGTTGTGATTTTGAACATCCTTTCCGCAACAGGTCTAGTGTTGATCCTCGCCGAACGATTCCACTGGTTCTAA